A segment of the Anopheles cruzii chromosome 2, idAnoCruzAS_RS32_06, whole genome shotgun sequence genome:
GTCGGCTGCCACTGTGGGGCAGTTTCTCCCATCTCGTGCGGTTGCAGTGGGTTTCGAACGAAGACAACGACTCGCGCAGAGAGGAATGCCTCGAGATGATTGATCGTCCGTCAGACCAGGTCGTCGGGCCAGCCAGCTTTTGTCGTCTGGCGTACGACGCGTACGATGGACAACGCGGTGCTCGCGCTGCTCTAGAAACGAGCCACATCCATggggagaaaaaagggaatgTCCCCGAGACGATGTCGCTGCACGGTAGCCGGTAGATTATGTCAATCCAAAGAAACATTCCTTCCGGCCCTGATCGATCGTACCCGGTGGCAGACATAAATACGTTATTTTCGCGAACTCTGGCTCCGGTCTCCCTGGCTACAATGGCGGTCCACAAAATGTCCGGCTTCGTCCGACTTTGACAGGACGCGCCAAGGCACGGCAGGAAGAAAGTGATCGATAATCGAGCGCAATCGAGCGGACCGATTGGTTCCAGCGCAGGCCGCAGGATGGTTcagaaccgaaaccggtgaGGTTTTGAACTTTTGCTAATCGGTTATGGATGGGCTGGGTTGGGATCTTTCTAAGACGATTTCCACGCTCCCCCCGAGCTCGGCACctaccgagcgagcgagagtcTCGTGGTCCCGTGCGCGAGTCCCAAATATTTCCTCCGGGATTGTTTCCTTCTCGCCGAGATCGGGAGATTTGATCTAGAcgtcatttttcttctcgctgCCGGTCGCCGATTTTCGATTCATCCCCGCGGCAGGTTGATCGTtccggcagcagccagccagtaaCCTTCGGCGCCTTTTTGGTGCGCGTAGCGAAGTAAGTTATAGACACATCGATGAGgatgtttttgtggctgtTTTGAGGCCCCCGAGCGCAAGAGATTGCTTCACAAGGTAAGCCGCAACTAagccgcggcggcggaccgGGGCAAAGTTTAGACGCTAACTATCGATTggtctgcgctgcgctgcccgTGGACAATTGGCCGGGGCCGTGGAAGAAGAACTACTCGCCAAAGTAACGCACGAGAGTAATTTAataatcatcaatcaatcattcgTAATGCCTGGCAAGTTTTGGGGAGAGTTCGTTTTTTTACCTTGATGATTTCGTCCCGATTCGGTCCGAACGAGATTGCGCCACCGCTACTGCTCTTGTGGGCCGCGTCTGATGCTTTGTAGGTTTCTGTGTTGGAGATAGCTTTTTGCTTGGGACAGCATCACCTCGCCGAGCGCCTATCCTGGCCATTTTTTCATTGTGCTCCTACAAGGCTAGAGTGTTGTCGGTTCATTGTGCTACGTTGCGTATGAACCAATTTTCCTAACCTCGTTTCAAGCCGGGTTTGGAGGGAAGAAACAGGGCACTAAGCCCTGTTTCTTCATTCACGTCCAAAGAGAAAGTGAATTTGGAAATTCGATTTCTTACTACGCAACCACCACTGGGTGCTTCTGTGAGCATTTTataaaagaataaatttttaaaacaaaataaattatgtccATTTAAAAAGTAAAGCTAAAGTTTCTCAATGGCTTGGGCTGGGTCGTCCATTCGTCTTAATCGGCGCAATAACTAAACTAGGATGTTTCCACATTCAACGAGACCCGCCATCTGGCGGGCATTACTTGCGCATGTTTACGATCCGCGCCATCTTTTAAGGCTGAATAAACGACGTATCAGCGTTTCAATGGCTTTCGACATCCCGTTCGGCCCAGGGACCACCTACGAGAACTCGCACCGGCTGTGGCCAGTCGACCCACAAGAGAGTGCGCTTCTGAAAGCCGAGAGAACCTTCCTTCGCCACCCGAAGAGGCAGGAACACCAAGCGAACCGCAGTAGCCGTCGAAATGCAACATCCAAACACCGGAAACTTTGAAACGTTCTACTGCCTTCAGAAGTGTTTCGCGGATGGGGCGCCTTGGGGCCACTAGAGCCGCATGACGGAGCCATGGGCGCAATCCAGAATAAATCCCCGTCTCAGAAAGAAGTGTGCCTTTATgtggaacgacgacgacaccgacggacGAACGAAAACTGCAACTGCAGTGGCATGCACACAACATGCACCGCGTTCGCCATCGCACGGCTTGCTTTGGTTGATGGTTTCGGGGAcgtgaattttaaatttatcgcTCCCCCGGCAACCTCCGAGTGCTCCGCTAAACCGAGCAACAAGCCGGCCTGGTCCTGGCCAGCGAgaacagcgaaaaaaaaaacggtgggTAATTAAATCGGCATGTCCACCTAGAGAGCGTGCACTGGCGCTGCGCGTCCGAAACGGACTGACGACCGCCCGAAAACCTGTTCCCCAAAGCCCTaccggcgcgcgcgtcccATGCTGGCGCGTTGGCGGACCACAGAGTTTGACAGGTTGGCGGTTGCATCCTAACCTTCCTCCTCGGGTGCGCGTCTCGGTTTATGTCCAATGTTTATGCATATTATGCAAAAATTCCTTTACTTTCCTGTTGTCAAAAGTCGATAATTCTCTCGATTAATTAGTGAGGCGCACTGGCCGCCCCGGTCGTTGTTTTGGAGCGGAGCAGTCGTCGCGTATGGCGCTTTATGCGATCGTTGACCGGCGACTAGCGAGGAAGTTCTGGATTCGGGCGTGGGCGTCAGGTTCTGCCGTTCTGCCAATCATGCGATGCAGTTCTGCGAGGCTTCACCATCCGCCCTGGGTCCTGGACCCGGCGGTTTGGGGTCAGTAAGGATGGTGGCACCAATTTTACGCTTCCCGACCGGACCAGTGGCCAGTCtatattttatgtatttttaaacGGGGAAAGTATCTCCGTGACAACGGCACACCGTTAATTAGCCACCGACGGGGCGGCGACTGGGTGTGTGTATGGCAGGCCTGTCACATCATTCTGGAAGAGGCCGCTACGGGCGATCGCAGGCAGATCGTTAACCGCCACGCAACACTTCACGGCTTTGCTTCTCGGTTACGCAAATTAGAGGCGAACGCACCGTTTTGGATCGGAAGCCGATCCACCTGGGTTTACGATCCGTTGACTGCTCCGGGTTCTGGAGGGTACAGTAGGATTTTATATCATTTTTATACCTACCAcaacccgggaacccgggatGATCCTTGGAGATCCTCGTTGAGCTCGGTATTCCCGTGTGAGTCTTCGGTTACTCGATTACCGTTTTCCAAAATTAATTATTCGTGCTCGGGTATGCAAAAAATAACACTCCGAGAAACGGCTgtaatgaataaaaataagtCTCTGTGCTATGGACATATGAATAAGCAGATAAACGCATTACGCTGTAAATAAGAACTTGGTCAAAATCAACCCAGCCATGTGATAGATTTGAAACGGTCAGAAATAACTCGAAATGAATCAACTGCAAGAAATGCAGGTCAACGTTATCGGTCTACGGTTGGGTCGATAGCTCCTTGGCCAGACTTGAGCCGCCAATCAATGACGACGTTCGACCGTGAGTGCATCTGCAATCTAATCTGTCGCCGTGGCCCCTTCCTAGTTGCATCAGAGTTCGATGCACATTTTCGATTCGCTTATCGTATGCACAAACTGCACCCTAGACCGTGAGTTCAATGCACGGATTCGGGAATTCAGGAAGCGCTTTCCTTTATCCTCCTtatcaccagcatcagcataGTCTAGTGTGTGCTCCGAAAATACTCACTGACCTAGAAAATGTGGCGCATGATATGGCGCATTTTGGCACCGTCTGGGGTAGGTCAGCACAAGTAACGCACAACAAGAAACACAGAAGAGATAGATAAGCCAAATCAGGATGTGTTCCGCGGGTATAAATACCCAAGCGCTCTTCAAACATCGATCATCACAAACTCGAAACGAAGATCGAAACAAGTGCAATGCGGTGCAGATACTTGCCAATTGTAGCTGTCATGCTGGGAGCAGTCTTGGGTAAGGCAACCAGCGAACACGAATCGGGCCGGCCCGTGACTCTAATCAAAATAAGGATCACCCCAAGCAGCGGCGCCAAGtgacatcgacgacgacatcgaTCCCGATCGTCGTATCGTGAACGGAACAGACGCGATCATCGAGGACTACCCTTTCATGATTTCGctcaggagcagcagcggtggtcATTCATGCGGTGGTAGTATCCTATCCGACCGTTGGATCCTGACTGCGGGTCATTGTGTTGGTCCAACCACTCCAGACACACAGACGGTTCAAGTCGGACGTACGAACATCTCGCGCACCGTCGACGACTCGGTGTACTCGATCGAGCTGGTCGTGATCCATCCCGAATACGAACCACGCGATAGCCACATGAACGATATCGCACTCCTGAAGTTGACCCAACGTCTACGATTTAGTGATCGCGTGCAGCCGGTTCGATTGCCGCGGTCCTTTATGGAAGTAGCCAGCTCTTCCGATCTGGCCGTTACGCTGATCGGCTGGGGTCTAAATGCTACCTACGGGTACGCACCGACCACACTGCAGCAGGTCGACTACTACATCGTGCCGAACGCGGAGTGTGACGGGTttcacagcagcaccatctATCCGTCACAAATCTGCGCGGCCATACCGGAAGGAGGAAAAGGCCAGTGCAGCGTAAGTGCTTTGTGCCATTTGACGCTCTCCAAGTGCTCATCGTTCCACCTTTTTGTAGGGTGATTCCGGAGGTCCACTTCTCTACCATGGGGTGCAGGTCGGCATCGTCTCGTGGAGTATCAAACCGTGTACCATCGCCCCATATCCGGGAGTTTTGACCAAAGTGTCTCATTACATTGGCTTCATCCGTCAGTATAGTCGCATTTTTCACTGAACGAACGAGCTCGACAGTTAATTTTAGAATTAGAATAGTCAAGAATAGTTATAAATAAACTGCTCAATTTGTACTGAGCACAACCTTCAAAAGACTTGACCAAGAGGTCCCAAATATCTTTAGAGCCAGCCCGACGGTATCTGATCCTGTGTTCCACTTTCGTGTGTTCTTCATTCGACATCGATTATTCGATCGCACCTAAAACCGACAATTTTTCATGGTGCCAACCAGAGACAGCCCAACCGTTTTGCTCGACCCTAGGGGTCACTCCTCCGTCGTTTCGGGACCTCACACTCGCACGCCCCGCAAACGCACCACAAATCATTCGTCGCAATAGAGACGATAGCTTCAATCAAACCCACAAAACCCACAAAGCTGCGGTGCGATCGAAAAGGGATGTCCTTCCACGCGAGCTCGAGATCCTTCTGCCCACAACCATCCCCGGACACCTATGGACCCCTGGAACCGGTGCTGCCGTTTGGCACACGCGTGCCGGTCCGCACGGCCAGCTGTTGCTCATAAATCTTCACCCGGTGCGGACACCTTCGCTTCGAGGCGGTTTATCACCCGGCAATGACTCGTCCTGGGCCGAAGGCTGGTCCATCAGTCATCGGGAAGGGCGTTAGGAGACGGCGGAGCCCCCGGTTATGATGATGCAACCACCCTCCCGGTCGGCGGTGCGTCGGCTGGTTCGAAAGGGCGCCTGAGTCCTTACGCGGCCCAACGATCGTAGCCCTCTGTGTCCTCACAACACAAAGCCAGGAGGGCTCGTCTCATCCATCATTGCAGGGTGTGCAGAAATGGCTGAAGTGTTCGCTCGGCAGGGATTCGACTGCCATTGTCCCTGCAGGAGtcaatttttgttccatttctcGGGTCCTGTTCGATGCTCGTTCGAATCCACTCCGGCCGGGAATTTGTTACCGGAAAACAAGCTACATGCGTAAATAATGTAATTGAGTGTGTCGGGCTCGGGTAGGTCCTTGAAAGTCCCGGACACACCGAAGTGGGACACcttctgtgtgtttttctaCCGCACGGTCAGTGACATGATTGTTTCGTTCCGGGTTCACCGTGGGTACTTATTTGATTTGAATGCTCTTTAAACGATGCtgttattatttaaatttaatataaTTTTGGAGTTAGTGGAATACTTTTTCTTAGTactataaattttaaaataaagcTCTAGGCTCGGAACCTAAACTTACCAAGTTTCGCGTTTGGTTAGTTTGATTATTAAAATGGAACAATTCCCTCTTCTCTTGACAGAAAGAACTACGCTCCTGCACGGCCTGCGGTGAGCCGATATCGGACAAGTTCCTGCTGGACGTCGGAGGCTGTTCGTGGCACTCGGCCTGCCTTCGGTGCTGCATCTGCCACACGCCCCTCGACCACCAGCCGTCGTGTTTCCTGCGCGAGCAACAAATCTACTGCAAAACGGATTACGCCAAGTAAGCCAGAGTTCCCGACACAGCCACAGACAGCCAGTCCGAGGGGCCATTAATTTGAACACAATTAGTAGTCGTGTTAGAGGAGCAAAATCAGCATCTTAGGTGATGATTTTTGAGCAACATCCGATTGTCCGTTCCTTCCGGATAGCCGGACAGGAAGCGATGCTCGGGCGATgcaaacggaacacgaaaaCATGGGTGAACGAATAATGTATGcaccacccagcccagcccaacccaacccaacatcatcatcgccgtcagCAGCGGTGGCCGGCGTGGCGTATTTATGAGGCCAGCCAGCGAGGGCCGACGGGTTTGGGACTGTGTCAGCTTCATGCTTTTTCATGCTCAGTTAACTCCCATTAGCTATTCTAATGTAGGCGAGTGTATAAATTGTCGACCCTGTTCAACAAATCTACATCCTTGTCCGTGCCCGTGGGGCCCGTCTCCGGTGCTTCCTTCCGTTTGTTTGTAGAGTGTCGatgttttcggtgtttcgTTCGGGGACCGGATTTTTCCAGGATGGGCAATTTTTGGCCCATTTTTGGCACTGAAAATGCAGATGCTGCAGGCAGACAGCGCGTTTGCATTCCCGCCAATCAGCGTGCTTTGGAaggaatatttatttaaatacgTTGTTTATCATGCCAGCCGGGAGTTTAGCATCGAAAATGGGTGAGAAAATAGAACCCAGCGCGATGCAACAATGATAGACAATCAACGGGGCCCGACAGACCGCTAGGTAATAAGCAAAATGAATTCCGCTTCCGGGGGCAAAAACTATGATCGCAGTCCGTTGACACCGACCGCATGTTCATTGACGAATTGGCCACATTTCGTGGGCATGCCTTTTGAATGATGCGAAAACCGGTCCGCGAAAAGTTTcagcccgaccgaccggtgcgAGAAACCGGTGCCCAGGCTCCGTAGGACCCTGTGCTTTACCGCCGTGCGCCGTCTCAATGgttttcggaacggaacgaaagccCAAAGAGCAGCCCGCAACATAATTCAAGCCGCCGTGTGTCCGCGCAGTGGTTCAGTGGTTCCGTGTCCcaacactggcactggcactttAATTGCTGCTGCGGGAAAACCGTGGCCGCCCGTGGGTCGCAACGCGGAGCCATGCAATAAGTTTGCGCTTTAATCAATGCAACAAAACCCGCAACAACCGGAGAGCTGGTTTCCAGCGCGAGAATGgagagaaaataataaatatcgACATATTTTTTCACGCGCTTCAAGAACGTTTAACATGCAGTACGCATGTAGTACCGCGCCGATCGCCGCTCTGCGGTTCCTCCGGGgagctccggtggccgggctaCCGTCCAGAAGGGCAAGCAGCAAGAAGACGAAGAGGTTCGCAAAGCGTCTGGCGAACGGGGCAAGAATCACGAAAATGTGGTACACGCCATGTCTTGGCCAGCAGACACTCTAGCACCAGTTCTAAACAATCGACCTACGACGACGGAACCGACGACGCCGGTAGCGTACTGGCAGCTAATTCCAGAGGCAATAAAATGCATTATCGCACCACCTTTTCGGGGCCTGGCCGGACCAGGCGCTTCCCAGAACGCTTCCCGGACGGAACGATGGTTCTGAAAATGTGCACGACGGCCGCGAACAAACCGGACACGGCCAGCAAATCACTTGCTGTGAATTGTAATGAAGAGGATCGCCTCGGAAAGTGGTTTTGTAGCAATTAAAGCGCAACCACGGCACCCACCACGGCCTGGGTGGGTCCACCTGGGGATCCTTCGGCGAAGCGTGGAATCGATCCGAATGCCAGCGGGAGccccaccgggaccgggaccgaccggGAGCAAATTATGCACATAATCTTGAAAATATCTCGAAATTTATCATTCCCGTctgccggcccggcccgagctCCTGTTCCGGTCGTCCTTCGCCGGTCGACCGATCGAAGGTGCTGACGGCCCGGTCCGGAAAGCTGGTTGTTGTCGTGTTCGATCGCGATCAAGATCGCGTTCGCGGCGAGATTGCACCACACCGCACTATCGGCCACACCACATCTGCTCCGGTCGAACTTTACTGCGGGCCCGAACGGGTACCAACCTTCCTGGCAGTGAGCGTGTCAAACGGAAGCCAGGCTCTCGGGGGTCGAACGTCCTACGAGCGGGCGCGCGTACGACGGCGCAATCAATAAAGATGTGAAATCGGCCCCGTCCCGATAAAGGGGTAATCTCGGAACGCCATCGCACGGATCAGGTTTTCTACCGTGGGCCGAGTGGGcgctcacgcacgcacaccgtgCCCATGCACTTGTGTACGCACGCAATTTTTGGGGCAAATGTCCAGCTTGGTGTGGTTTGAATAAGAGAcaagataaataaatatacgCATCTAAAGCAACTCATCGAGCTCGTcttgaaataatattttagTGACATAGTTTTCGTACATTTTCATCGCTTTTTGTTCAATGCCATAGTTTTGGTATTAAATgaagtgaataaataaaatcatttgcTTAAATACCGACAGCATTATTGTTTGCTTCGTTTATCATCTTTGCACGACATTTAACAACCCGTTCAACGGgttaattaatattattatttactttacttttcaaattttgacTTTCAACGCTTCCGCCGCTTTGCTGCTTTTCGCCCTCCTGCAAACGGTGAGGGACGGTTTGCATCCTTGAATGTCCTTGTGGCCCGCACACACCGATCCCTGACCGGGTGCATTTAAAAACGTGCAAAACGGTAAAGAGAAGCCGCAATCGAAATGCGCAAACAACGAAAgtgcataaaaataatcattaattttaatgctcACCGTCGCCACGGCGGCAAAGGTCGCCTCGAAAAGCGGACAAACTTTTGTGCCCCCGTTTTTTCGGAACGGTTTCCTCCGTTTTTCCCCCCATCCCATTGGGCTGGTCATTTGGATTGGGTTCAGTCCATTTATTTGCCTTCGCAAACCCTTCGCGCAAAGCGCACGGAGTACGTTTCGCAAACAAACACGAGCATAAAAAGCTCGTAAAGCCGATCCGGGGCGAGGCTGTTTGCTGGTgggaacggaagaaaaatggtgccACCTTTGCGGGCTTTCGGGCGACAAGACGTGAGCCACTGATCAAATTTGTCCCGTGCTCACCGGTCTGTTGATACGGATTGATTCACTGTTTCACGTAAACTGGACTGAACGACTTCCCTTCGTTTACAAGAGAGCGAAGGCCTCCACAGTGGTGCTGCGGGCTGCAGAACGATGCTGACGACAGTCATGCAAATGAGGTGAAAATTTACCATCTACAAAGTGATGTTCTGCACGCGAAGCACGCGACCGCGGGTGCTCGGCGTCATCCTTGGCGTCTCCGGGGCGATCGCTATCGCGCCACATAATTAATGGCTGTCATAATACGGAACAACACAATGGGCAAATTGAGAGGACCAAGTGTCCACACGTGGCTCTAcacgatcggtcggtccgaCCGCAGCTCTGATTTTGATCTTGAAACTGCTTGGCGCTTTTATTTCTTCAAGCTGTCCatgttattgtttattttgtcaATATTTGTTGTTTAATAAATGCCGTAGTCGCCGACTTCCTATTTGTATAAAAAGTGTCTTATTGAAATACATTCAAGACCGTTAACGCTTCACTATTTGATCCCTTTCAGGACGTTCGGCACGAAGTGTGCACGGTGCAGCCGCACGATCAGTGCGACCGACTGGGTGCGACGGGCTCGCGATCTTATTTTCCACCTAGCCTGCTTTGCCTGTGATAGCTGTGGGCGCCAGTTGTCCACCGGCGAACAGTTCGCCCTCGTAGATGATAAGGTACTGTGCAAGACGCACTACTCGGAGATGTTCGACTGCGGCACCTCGAGCGATGGTACGTGTGATGGGATGTTCCCATGTTTCGTTACTTGTTACTGCTATGACCGTTGTCTTCGTTTTTCCCTTCCTGCAGACGGATGTGAAGCGGATGGCTACCAGAAGAACAGCAAGACCAAGCGCGTCCGGACCACGTTCACCGAGGAACAGCTTCAGATACTGCAGGCTAACTTCAACATCGACAGTAATCCGGACGGGCAGGATCTCGAAAGGATCGCATCGGTGACCGGGCTGAGTAAGCGCGTCACACAAGTTTGGTTCCAAAATTCACGCGCTCGGCAGAAGAAGCACGTTCAAGGTACGATCCGGACTACAATCTGAGTTCGAACATGCTGACCCACCTGACCAATGGCCTCCGTTTCCTGTTTACAGTTCCTAGAGACGGTGAAATTAACCCATTCGCCAGGCACATCAACCTGCAGCTTTCGTACACCTTCCAGCAAT
Coding sequences within it:
- the LOC128267060 gene encoding chymotrypsin-1-like, with product MLGAVLAAPSDIDDDIDPDRRIVNGTDAIIEDYPFMISLRSSSGGHSCGGSILSDRWILTAGHCVGPTTPDTQTVQVGRTNISRTVDDSVYSIELVVIHPEYEPRDSHMNDIALLKLTQRLRFSDRVQPVRLPRSFMEVASSSDLAVTLIGWGLNATYGYAPTTLQQVDYYIVPNAECDGFHSSTIYPSQICAAIPEGGKGQCSGDSGGPLLYHGVQVGIVSWSIKPCTIAPYPGVLTKVSHYIGFIRQYSRIFH
- the LOC128267061 gene encoding LIM/homeobox protein Awh-like, whose product is MTRPGPKAGPSVIGKGKELRSCTACGEPISDKFLLDVGGCSWHSACLRCCICHTPLDHQPSCFLREQQIYCKTDYAKTFGTKCARCSRTISATDWVRRARDLIFHLACFACDSCGRQLSTGEQFALVDDKVLCKTHYSEMFDCGTSSDDGCEADGYQKNSKTKRVRTTFTEEQLQILQANFNIDSNPDGQDLERIASVTGLSKRVTQVWFQNSRARQKKHVQVPRDGEINPFARHINLQLSYTFQQSNVGHSPLHLGAAGGLGGLPYGGGGGSNNSSFGSSHHHNNNNNSSNINNNHSSKSSVYSTQDSSLDELSEDSAIHCMQSEA